From the genome of Rathayibacter sp. VKM Ac-2759, one region includes:
- a CDS encoding alkene reductase, whose protein sequence is MDPFSPLTAGDLELPNRLVMAPMTRLRADEKGIPGALIAEHYAQRASIGLIISEGVFPSAESKGYAGQPGIATPAQAEGWRAVAEAVHAAGGRIVMQLMNAGRVSHTDITGTDRIVAPSAIAIADEVRVPDGGKKPFPVPHALTTEELADVRDEFVAAARRAIDAGFDGVEVHSANGYLLHEFLSPASNVRTDSYGGSPAARAAFPLEVTRAIVDEVGAGRVGIRVSPSHNIQDVLETDADDVRATYEALVDGLAPLGLSYLSVLHAEPAGEFVQHLRSRFGGVLVANSGFGSPTSREEATALISDGHADAVAVGRPVMANPDLVERWQGGHPENELNQATVYASGAEGYVDYEKLSA, encoded by the coding sequence GTGGATCCGTTCTCCCCCCTCACCGCCGGCGACCTCGAGCTGCCGAACCGACTCGTGATGGCGCCGATGACGCGCCTGCGCGCCGACGAGAAGGGCATCCCCGGTGCCCTGATCGCCGAGCACTACGCACAGCGCGCCAGCATCGGGCTCATCATCAGCGAGGGCGTGTTCCCGAGCGCGGAGTCGAAGGGCTACGCCGGTCAGCCCGGCATCGCCACCCCGGCGCAGGCCGAGGGCTGGCGCGCGGTCGCCGAGGCCGTGCACGCCGCGGGCGGACGCATCGTCATGCAGCTCATGAACGCCGGGCGCGTCTCGCACACCGACATCACCGGCACCGACCGGATCGTCGCCCCCAGCGCGATCGCCATCGCCGACGAGGTGCGGGTGCCCGACGGCGGCAAGAAGCCGTTCCCCGTGCCCCACGCCCTCACCACCGAGGAGCTCGCCGACGTCCGCGACGAGTTCGTCGCCGCGGCCCGCCGCGCGATCGACGCGGGCTTCGACGGCGTCGAGGTGCACTCGGCCAACGGCTACCTGCTGCACGAGTTCCTCTCGCCGGCCTCGAACGTCCGCACCGACTCCTACGGCGGCAGCCCTGCGGCCCGCGCGGCGTTCCCGCTCGAGGTCACCCGGGCGATCGTCGACGAGGTCGGCGCCGGCCGCGTCGGCATCCGCGTCTCGCCGAGCCACAACATCCAGGACGTCCTCGAGACCGACGCCGACGACGTGCGCGCCACCTACGAGGCGCTCGTCGACGGTCTCGCGCCGCTCGGCCTGTCCTACCTCAGCGTCCTGCACGCCGAGCCGGCGGGCGAGTTCGTCCAGCACCTGCGCTCGCGCTTCGGCGGCGTCCTCGTCGCGAACAGCGGCTTCGGCAGCCCGACCAGCCGCGAGGAGGCGACCGCCCTCATCTCCGACGGGCACGCCGACGCCGTGGCCGTCGGCCGCCCCGTGATGGCCAACCCCGACCTCGTCGAGCGCTGGCAGGGCGGGCACCCCGAGAACGAGCTGAACCAGGCCACGGTCTACGCCAGCGGAGCCGAGGGCTACGTCGACTACGAGAAGCTCTCGGCCTAG
- a CDS encoding PspA/IM30 family protein has translation MAQRQSIFGRIAQLAKANINALLDQAEDPQKMLDQMVRDYTDSIRDAEAAIAQTIGNLRLLEDDYREDVRNADEWGGKALAASRKADELRAAGTTADADKFDALAKVALQRQIQSEKEAKDAEPTIASQTEVVDKLKSGLDQMREKLQQLSAKRDELIARSKTVEAQSQVQDAIKSIDIMDPTSEVSRFEQKIRREEARVRGAEELASSSLDAQFESLEDLGEMTEVEARLAALKSPRAQDSIGS, from the coding sequence ATGGCTCAGAGACAGTCGATCTTCGGCCGCATCGCGCAGCTCGCGAAGGCCAACATCAACGCGCTCCTCGATCAGGCCGAGGACCCGCAGAAGATGCTCGACCAGATGGTGCGCGACTACACCGACAGCATCCGCGACGCCGAGGCCGCCATCGCGCAGACGATCGGCAACCTGCGGCTGCTCGAGGACGACTACCGCGAGGACGTCCGGAACGCCGACGAGTGGGGCGGCAAGGCCCTCGCCGCGAGCCGCAAGGCGGACGAGCTGCGCGCCGCCGGCACGACGGCCGACGCCGACAAGTTCGATGCGCTGGCCAAGGTCGCGCTGCAGCGCCAGATCCAGTCGGAGAAGGAGGCGAAGGACGCCGAGCCGACCATCGCCTCGCAGACCGAGGTGGTCGACAAGCTCAAGTCCGGTCTCGATCAGATGCGCGAGAAGCTGCAGCAGCTCTCCGCCAAGCGCGACGAGCTGATCGCGCGCTCGAAGACGGTCGAGGCCCAGAGCCAGGTCCAGGACGCGATCAAGAGCATCGACATCATGGATCCGACCAGCGAGGTCAGCCGCTTCGAGCAGAAGATCCGCCGCGAGGAGGCTCGCGTGCGCGGCGCGGAGGAGCTCGCCTCGTCGAGCCTCGACGCGCAGTTCGAGTCGCTCGAGGACCTGGGCGAGATGACCGAGGTCGAGGCGCGGCTGGCCGCCCTCAAGTCGCCCCGCGCGCAGGACTCGATCGGTTCCTGA
- a CDS encoding acyl-CoA desaturase: MSTPVTLTDGTEAARPRVVRTRPRTDGRVNPTTEYSGLLSTVRDAGLLRRRTGFYYLMFSALVLATGGIVTGFVLLGDSWFQLLLAAALGIVLTQFAFLAHEASHRQVFESGRANDVAGRTLANLFVGISYSWWMTKHSRHHANPNVLGKDPDIERDVVSFTPEDAARSRGAYAWLTRRQGYAFFPLLLLEGINLHLHGFRTVFGRGKVDKRWVEITMLVTRVGLYLAVIFWALPLGMAFAFLGVQMGVFGLYMGASFAPNHKGMPLLPKEARVDFLRRQVLTSRNIRSNWVTDLYMGGLNYQVEHHLFPNMPRPALRRAQVIAKEYCTTHQIPYTETTLRESYAIVIRYLNNVGLSAGGDPFDCPAASAYGR; the protein is encoded by the coding sequence ATGAGCACCCCCGTCACCCTGACCGATGGAACCGAGGCCGCACGGCCCCGCGTCGTCCGCACCCGCCCCCGCACCGACGGCCGCGTGAACCCCACGACCGAGTACTCCGGCCTCCTCAGCACCGTGCGCGACGCCGGTCTGCTGCGCCGCCGCACCGGCTTCTACTACCTCATGTTCTCGGCGCTGGTGCTGGCCACCGGCGGCATCGTCACCGGCTTCGTCCTGCTGGGCGACTCCTGGTTCCAGCTGCTGCTCGCCGCCGCGCTCGGCATCGTGCTCACGCAGTTCGCCTTCCTCGCCCACGAGGCCTCGCACCGCCAGGTATTCGAGTCGGGCAGGGCCAACGACGTCGCAGGACGCACGCTCGCCAACCTGTTCGTCGGCATCAGCTACTCGTGGTGGATGACCAAGCACAGCCGTCACCACGCCAACCCGAACGTGCTCGGCAAGGATCCCGACATCGAGCGCGACGTCGTCTCGTTCACCCCCGAGGACGCGGCCCGCTCGCGCGGCGCCTACGCCTGGCTGACGCGCCGCCAGGGCTACGCCTTCTTCCCGCTCCTCCTGCTCGAGGGCATCAACCTGCACCTGCACGGCTTCCGCACCGTCTTCGGCCGCGGCAAGGTCGACAAGCGCTGGGTCGAGATCACCATGCTGGTCACCCGCGTCGGCCTCTACCTCGCCGTCATCTTCTGGGCGCTGCCGCTCGGCATGGCCTTCGCGTTCCTCGGCGTGCAGATGGGCGTCTTCGGCCTCTACATGGGCGCCTCGTTCGCGCCGAACCACAAGGGCATGCCGCTGCTGCCCAAGGAGGCGCGCGTCGACTTCCTCCGCCGCCAGGTCCTCACCTCGCGCAACATCCGCAGCAACTGGGTCACCGACCTCTACATGGGCGGCCTCAACTACCAGGTCGAGCACCACCTGTTCCCGAACATGCCCCGCCCGGCGCTGCGCCGCGCGCAGGTCATCGCCAAGGAGTACTGCACCACCCACCAGATCCCCTACACCGAGACCACGCTCCGCGAGTCGTACGCGATCGTGATCCGCTACCTCAACAACGTCGGCCTGTCGGCCGGCGGCGACCCGTTCGACTGCCCGGCGGCCTCGGCCTACGGACGCTGA
- a CDS encoding TPM domain-containing protein, protein MPARPIDESPLRGHPAKRRRRLPEALVALAAAVALALAPAMTASAESPVAFSSSPVLDSAGALTPDEVASVEAAASTLYDEHRVQLFVAFVNDFSDPSDRVQWADDTATLNGLGTDDVLLAVAVEQRQYQVSVAQGFALDDAQVASLQTDDIEPRLVESDWAGAAVAAAEGIGDRLDAPTAGETLGSGLLLTLGILAALVVVGLVVWLLVRRSRRRKAAEAVEASIDELATRAGSALVHADDAVRTSEQEVGFAEAQFGSDATGPFREALVTAKGMLGEAFSLQQRLDDAEPETEQERRDGYARILQLCTGIDEVLDEKAEAFEQLRALEKNAPEVAARLSARVAAVAERVAPTRRTLADLAARYAPSAIDDVVDDADQAEDRLRFARDGAASALESISSGDTGRAAVLLRAGQQAAEQASGLLDTVAARSTDLGEAEASLAARIAEIRADVTQGRTLVASSSDQESAALAQNVAAAVASTESQLDGIERDAAISPRDPLGLLERLAAADATIDTAVGGYRDAQAQQQRERAALTAELTAARSRVSAAEDFIASRRGAVGSEARTRVAEAARSAEYAAQIAATDPREALASAQRASSLAQQALDRARSDASAYSAPNAVGSPFGGSTTGAFLGGILVESLLGGGGGRRSGYRSGGFGGGGFSGGFGGGGSSRRSGGGGGFGGGRSSGGGGRRGGGGRF, encoded by the coding sequence ATGCCGGCGAGACCGATCGACGAGTCCCCCCTCCGCGGGCACCCCGCGAAGCGCCGCCGCCGGCTCCCGGAGGCGCTCGTCGCGCTCGCCGCGGCCGTCGCCCTCGCGCTCGCCCCGGCGATGACCGCCTCGGCCGAATCGCCGGTCGCGTTCTCCTCCTCCCCCGTGCTCGACTCGGCCGGCGCGCTCACCCCGGACGAGGTCGCGTCCGTCGAGGCGGCGGCCTCGACCCTCTACGACGAGCACCGCGTGCAGCTCTTCGTCGCGTTCGTCAACGACTTCTCCGACCCCTCCGATCGCGTCCAGTGGGCCGACGACACGGCGACCCTCAACGGGCTGGGCACCGACGACGTCCTGCTGGCCGTCGCCGTCGAGCAGCGGCAGTACCAGGTGTCGGTCGCGCAGGGCTTCGCCCTCGACGACGCCCAGGTCGCCTCGCTGCAGACAGACGACATCGAGCCGCGCCTCGTCGAGAGCGACTGGGCCGGAGCCGCGGTCGCGGCCGCCGAGGGCATCGGCGATCGGCTCGACGCCCCGACCGCGGGCGAGACCCTCGGCTCGGGGCTCCTGCTCACCCTCGGGATCCTCGCCGCGCTCGTCGTGGTCGGCCTCGTCGTCTGGCTGCTGGTCCGCCGCTCCCGCCGCAGGAAGGCCGCGGAGGCGGTCGAGGCGTCGATCGACGAGCTCGCGACGCGTGCCGGCTCGGCGCTCGTGCACGCCGACGACGCCGTCCGCACCAGCGAGCAGGAGGTGGGCTTCGCCGAGGCGCAGTTCGGCAGCGACGCGACGGGGCCGTTCCGCGAGGCGCTCGTCACGGCGAAGGGCATGCTCGGCGAGGCGTTCAGCCTGCAGCAGCGGCTCGACGACGCCGAGCCCGAGACCGAGCAGGAGCGGCGCGACGGCTACGCCAGGATCCTGCAGCTGTGCACCGGCATCGACGAGGTGCTCGACGAGAAGGCCGAGGCGTTCGAGCAGCTCCGCGCGCTCGAGAAGAACGCTCCGGAGGTGGCCGCCCGGCTCTCCGCGCGCGTCGCGGCGGTCGCCGAGCGCGTCGCGCCCACGCGCAGGACCCTCGCCGACCTCGCCGCCCGCTACGCCCCCTCCGCGATCGACGACGTCGTCGACGACGCCGACCAGGCCGAGGACCGCCTCCGCTTCGCGCGCGACGGTGCGGCGTCGGCACTGGAGTCGATCTCCTCGGGCGACACGGGACGCGCCGCCGTGCTCCTGCGCGCCGGTCAGCAGGCGGCCGAGCAGGCGTCCGGTCTGCTCGACACGGTCGCCGCCCGGTCGACGGATCTGGGCGAGGCGGAGGCGTCGCTGGCCGCGCGGATCGCCGAGATCCGCGCGGACGTGACGCAGGGGCGGACCCTCGTGGCGTCCTCGAGCGACCAGGAGTCGGCCGCGCTCGCGCAGAACGTCGCCGCGGCCGTCGCCTCGACCGAGAGCCAGCTCGACGGGATCGAGCGCGATGCGGCGATCAGCCCCCGCGACCCGCTCGGCCTGCTCGAGCGGCTCGCCGCCGCCGACGCGACGATCGACACCGCGGTCGGCGGCTACCGCGACGCGCAGGCCCAACAGCAGCGCGAGCGCGCGGCCCTGACCGCTGAGCTGACCGCCGCCCGCAGCCGGGTCTCGGCCGCCGAGGACTTCATCGCCTCGCGTCGCGGCGCCGTCGGCTCGGAGGCGCGCACCCGGGTCGCCGAGGCCGCCCGCTCCGCCGAGTACGCCGCGCAGATCGCCGCGACCGACCCGCGCGAGGCCCTCGCCTCCGCCCAGCGCGCCTCCTCCCTCGCCCAGCAGGCCCTCGACCGTGCGCGCTCGGACGCGAGCGCCTACTCCGCCCCGAACGCCGTCGGCAGCCCGTTCGGCGGCAGCACCACGGGCGCGTTCCTCGGTGGGATCCTCGTCGAGTCTTTGCTCGGCGGTGGCGGCGGACGCCGCTCGGGCTACCGCTCCGGCGGCTTCGGCGGCGGAGGCTTCTCCGGCGGCTTCGGCGGCGGAGGCTCCTCCCGCCGCTCCGGCGGCGGCGGCGGCTTCGGCGGCGGTCGCAGCAGCGGCGGCGGCGGTCGGCGCGGCGGCGGCGGACGCTTCTGA
- a CDS encoding CitMHS family transporter encodes MTRRADAPQGAGRTTTKESAVLVVLGFTMILAFMALIMTKRLTPMVALIVVPTIFGLFAGAGLGIGDMVLEAIGSLAPTAALLMFAIMYFGIMIDVGLFDPLIRFIVRALGDDPAKVVLGTALLAGAVSLDGDGSTTFIVTTAAMLPIYLRLGMNPVVLTCVAGLANGTLNIVPWGGPTVRAAAALQVSPSDIFVPMLPSLAVGLVVTLVFAWFLGLGERRRLGSLALAEPMLERELVGAGASKTRGGLAALTGGIRTVARERFSFLRGPESLRGAQVAVAARVQADDADTAMADTMLDPERETLRPKLIWVNLVLTLAVMTLLVADVLPLAYVFMVGSAVALLINFPKMKDQASEIVKHAPSIVGVVSMVLAAGVLIGVLNGTGMVDAMAEWVVDVIPPALGPFLAVITGILSIPMTFFMSNDAFYYGILPVLSESAANYGIDPVEMARASITGQPVHLQSPLVPAILLLVSLAAVNLGDHHRKVLWRAVIVSLVMLAVGVLVGAIPFG; translated from the coding sequence ATGACCCGGAGAGCCGACGCTCCCCAGGGAGCCGGACGCACGACGACGAAGGAGTCAGCAGTGTTGGTAGTACTCGGATTCACGATGATCCTGGCCTTCATGGCCCTGATCATGACCAAGAGGCTCACGCCGATGGTCGCCCTGATCGTCGTGCCGACGATCTTCGGGCTCTTCGCCGGCGCCGGGCTCGGCATCGGCGACATGGTGCTGGAGGCGATCGGCAGCCTCGCCCCGACCGCCGCGCTGCTGATGTTCGCGATCATGTACTTCGGGATCATGATCGACGTCGGGCTCTTCGATCCGCTGATCCGCTTCATCGTCCGCGCGCTCGGCGACGACCCGGCCAAGGTCGTGCTCGGCACGGCGCTGCTGGCCGGCGCCGTCTCGCTCGACGGCGACGGCTCGACCACCTTCATCGTGACGACCGCGGCGATGCTGCCGATCTACCTCCGCCTCGGGATGAACCCCGTCGTGCTCACCTGCGTCGCCGGCCTGGCGAACGGCACGCTCAACATCGTCCCGTGGGGCGGACCGACGGTGCGCGCCGCGGCCGCGCTGCAGGTCTCGCCGAGCGACATCTTCGTGCCGATGCTCCCCTCCCTCGCGGTGGGCCTGGTCGTCACCCTCGTCTTCGCCTGGTTCCTCGGGCTCGGCGAGCGCCGCCGCCTCGGCTCGCTCGCCCTCGCCGAGCCGATGCTCGAGCGCGAGCTCGTCGGCGCCGGCGCCTCGAAGACCCGCGGTGGCCTCGCCGCCCTCACCGGCGGCATCCGCACCGTCGCCCGCGAGCGCTTCTCGTTCCTCCGGGGCCCGGAGTCGCTGCGCGGCGCGCAGGTCGCCGTCGCGGCCCGCGTGCAGGCCGACGACGCCGACACCGCGATGGCCGACACGATGCTCGACCCCGAGCGCGAGACCCTCCGCCCGAAGCTGATCTGGGTCAACCTCGTGCTGACGCTCGCCGTGATGACGCTGCTGGTGGCCGACGTCCTGCCCCTCGCCTACGTCTTCATGGTCGGCTCCGCGGTCGCGCTGCTGATCAACTTCCCGAAGATGAAGGACCAGGCGTCCGAGATCGTCAAGCACGCCCCGAGCATCGTCGGCGTCGTCTCGATGGTCCTCGCGGCGGGCGTCCTGATCGGCGTGCTCAACGGCACCGGCATGGTCGACGCGATGGCCGAGTGGGTCGTCGACGTCATCCCGCCGGCGCTCGGGCCCTTCCTCGCCGTGATCACCGGCATCCTGAGCATCCCGATGACCTTCTTCATGTCGAACGACGCCTTCTACTACGGGATCCTCCCCGTGCTCTCCGAGAGCGCCGCCAACTACGGCATCGACCCCGTCGAGATGGCGCGCGCCTCGATCACCGGGCAGCCGGTCCACCTGCAGAGCCCGCTGGTGCCGGCGATCCTCCTGCTGGTCTCGCTCGCCGCGGTCAACCTGGGCGACCACCACCGCAAGGTGCTGTGGCGCGCGGTGATCGTCTCGCTGGTGATGCTCGCCGTGGGCGTGCTGGTCGGCGCGATCCCGTTCGGCTGA
- a CDS encoding LLM class F420-dependent oxidoreductase, translating into MRFGLFIPQGWRHDLVGIDPAQQWRTMNDLAQHADAGADWESIWVYDHFHTVPKVTEEATHEAWSLMSAFGATTSRVRLGQMCTCMSYRNPAYLAKVATTVDIISGGRVEMGIGGGWYEHEWRAYGYGFPPIAERLGRLDEGVQIMRQAWTTGSSTLDGKHYQVDGAQNRPLPLQSGGIPLWVAGGGEKVTLRIAAQYAQYTNFAGAPEAFEQKSAILRGHCERLGTDYSAITRSANYNVMIGETEAEVEQGLQRLEERVAPYLGAEGAAAFVGEYRSPDALAVGTPAQILDRLGDMQSRGMDYGIFYFPDAAYDRSGIELFEREVQSKLS; encoded by the coding sequence ATGCGATTCGGACTCTTCATCCCCCAGGGCTGGCGCCACGACCTCGTCGGCATCGACCCCGCCCAGCAGTGGCGCACCATGAACGACCTCGCCCAGCACGCCGACGCCGGCGCCGACTGGGAGTCGATCTGGGTGTACGACCACTTCCACACCGTCCCGAAGGTGACCGAGGAGGCGACGCACGAGGCCTGGTCGCTGATGAGCGCGTTCGGCGCCACCACCTCGCGCGTCCGCCTCGGCCAGATGTGCACGTGCATGAGCTACCGCAACCCGGCCTACCTCGCGAAGGTCGCGACGACGGTCGACATCATCTCGGGCGGTCGCGTCGAGATGGGCATCGGCGGCGGCTGGTACGAGCACGAGTGGCGCGCCTACGGCTACGGCTTCCCGCCGATCGCCGAGCGGCTCGGCCGCCTCGACGAGGGCGTGCAGATCATGCGCCAGGCCTGGACCACGGGCAGCTCGACGCTCGACGGCAAGCACTACCAGGTCGACGGCGCGCAGAACCGGCCCCTCCCCCTCCAGAGCGGCGGCATCCCGCTGTGGGTGGCCGGCGGAGGCGAGAAGGTCACGCTGCGCATCGCCGCGCAGTACGCGCAGTACACCAACTTCGCGGGAGCTCCGGAGGCGTTCGAGCAGAAGAGCGCGATCCTCCGCGGTCACTGCGAGCGCCTGGGCACCGACTACTCGGCGATCACCCGCAGCGCCAACTACAACGTGATGATCGGCGAGACGGAGGCCGAGGTCGAGCAGGGCCTCCAGCGCCTCGAGGAGCGCGTGGCGCCGTACCTCGGAGCCGAGGGCGCCGCGGCCTTCGTCGGCGAGTACCGCAGCCCCGACGCCCTCGCGGTCGGCACCCCGGCGCAGATCCTCGACCGCCTGGGCGACATGCAGTCGCGCGGGATGGACTACGGCATCTTCTACTTCCCGGACGCCGCCTACGACCGCTCCGGCATCGAGCTCTTCGAGCGCGAGGTGCAGTCGAAGCTGTCCTGA
- a CDS encoding TSUP family transporter: MILAAFAAGWIDAVVGGGGLLQLPALLLVPGISPVQALATNKLASVFGTTTSAITFYRRAKPDLRTALPMAAVALAGSYGGATLAGLLPSSVFKPIIVVALIVVAVVTIARPAMGAATALKHAGRRHLVTAAVLGLVIGFYDGLIGPGTGTFLIIALITALGYDFLLASAKAKIVNVATNLGALLYFVPGGHVIWVLGLFMGLANVAGAYLGSRMAVAKGSRFIRIAFLVVVGALILKLGTDVWVENITPLL; the protein is encoded by the coding sequence ATGATCCTCGCCGCGTTCGCCGCGGGCTGGATCGACGCCGTGGTGGGCGGTGGCGGCCTCCTCCAGCTGCCCGCCCTGCTGCTCGTGCCCGGGATCTCGCCGGTGCAGGCGCTCGCGACCAACAAGCTCGCCTCGGTCTTCGGCACGACGACCAGCGCGATCACCTTCTACCGCCGGGCGAAGCCGGATCTGCGGACGGCGCTGCCGATGGCGGCCGTGGCCCTCGCCGGGAGCTACGGAGGCGCGACGCTCGCGGGGCTGCTGCCCTCCTCCGTCTTCAAGCCGATCATCGTGGTGGCGCTGATCGTCGTGGCCGTCGTCACGATCGCCCGGCCGGCGATGGGGGCCGCGACGGCGCTCAAGCACGCGGGTCGCCGGCACCTGGTCACCGCGGCGGTGCTCGGGCTGGTGATCGGCTTCTACGACGGTCTGATCGGCCCCGGAACGGGCACCTTCCTGATCATCGCGCTGATCACCGCGCTCGGCTACGACTTCCTGCTCGCCAGCGCCAAGGCGAAGATCGTCAACGTGGCGACGAACCTCGGTGCGCTGCTCTACTTCGTCCCCGGCGGTCACGTGATCTGGGTGCTGGGCCTGTTCATGGGCCTGGCGAACGTGGCGGGCGCCTACCTCGGCTCGCGGATGGCGGTCGCGAAGGGGAGCCGCTTCATCCGGATCGCGTTCCTCGTGGTCGTCGGCGCGCTCATCCTGAAGCTCGGCACCGACGTCTGGGTCGAGAACATCACTCCACTGCTCTAG
- a CDS encoding sensor histidine kinase yields the protein MRFATHVLVLQLATVSAAVLVCAGLVTALSVQQLRGEAEETALAIARTVAEDSDVRDAVATYSADPGTPARDQLQDGVLETTAESIEERTGALFVVITDDEGIRLAHPDPERLGEVVSTSAEEALAGRESVSWGTGTLGESARAKVPVYGPGGGDVVGEVSIGFARSSVFTDLPTALLGVLAAALAGLALAAVASVFIRRRLLRLTLGLAPEELTSLVQDQAAVLDGVDEGVLAFDRDGVIGVCNARAAAILGSEDPTGRALHGRPLAELALPTPLADLIEASLRAPEAPTAAEGFVVRSRIVYVDIRRVTRGDRDLGIVVVLRDRTDVAALSRRLDAVGAMTNALRVQRHEFANRLHVVAGLLDAGRTESARDYLGEVLTRGPLKYPVQHADRLQEPYLQALVGAKGIEAAERGVLLTLGEETLVRGVVTEPEDVATVVGNLVDNAVRAAVEGRRDVRFVEIELLDDGDALFVTVADSGDGVAEPESLFSRGAAEDVDDDSVHGRGFGLPLCREVAARRGGAVWLADAGGDSGGAVLCARLPGVVCPPSEEDES from the coding sequence ATGCGCTTCGCGACCCACGTGCTCGTGCTGCAGCTCGCGACCGTCTCGGCCGCGGTGCTCGTCTGCGCCGGACTCGTCACGGCCCTCAGCGTCCAGCAGCTGCGGGGCGAGGCGGAGGAGACGGCGCTCGCCATCGCGCGCACCGTCGCCGAGGACTCCGACGTGCGCGACGCCGTCGCCACCTACTCCGCCGATCCCGGCACGCCCGCGCGCGACCAGCTGCAGGACGGCGTGCTCGAGACGACCGCCGAGTCGATCGAGGAGCGCACCGGCGCCCTCTTCGTCGTGATCACCGACGACGAGGGGATCCGGCTGGCGCACCCCGACCCCGAGCGGCTCGGCGAGGTCGTGTCCACCAGCGCCGAGGAGGCGCTCGCCGGTCGCGAGTCGGTGTCGTGGGGCACGGGGACGCTCGGGGAGTCGGCGCGCGCGAAGGTGCCGGTCTACGGTCCCGGAGGCGGCGACGTCGTCGGCGAGGTCAGCATCGGCTTCGCGCGCTCCAGTGTCTTCACCGACCTGCCGACCGCCCTGCTCGGCGTGCTGGCCGCGGCGCTCGCGGGCCTCGCGCTCGCCGCGGTCGCCTCCGTCTTCATCCGCCGCCGCCTGCTGCGGCTGACCCTCGGCCTCGCCCCCGAGGAGCTCACCTCGCTCGTGCAGGACCAGGCCGCGGTGCTCGACGGGGTCGACGAGGGAGTGCTCGCGTTCGACCGCGACGGCGTGATCGGCGTCTGCAACGCCCGTGCCGCCGCGATCCTGGGGTCGGAGGACCCGACGGGACGCGCCCTGCACGGGCGGCCGCTCGCGGAGCTCGCGCTGCCGACTCCGCTCGCCGACCTGATCGAGGCGTCGCTCCGCGCGCCCGAGGCGCCGACGGCCGCCGAGGGCTTCGTGGTGCGCTCGCGCATCGTCTACGTCGACATCCGCAGGGTCACCCGCGGCGACCGGGACCTCGGCATCGTCGTCGTGCTGCGCGACCGCACCGACGTCGCGGCGCTGAGCCGCCGCCTCGACGCGGTGGGCGCGATGACCAACGCGCTGCGCGTGCAGCGCCACGAGTTCGCGAACCGCCTGCACGTCGTCGCCGGCCTGCTCGACGCGGGCCGCACCGAGTCGGCGCGCGACTACCTCGGCGAGGTGCTCACGCGCGGCCCGCTCAAGTACCCGGTGCAGCACGCCGACCGGCTGCAGGAGCCCTACCTGCAGGCGCTGGTCGGTGCGAAGGGGATCGAGGCGGCCGAGCGGGGCGTGCTGCTGACCCTCGGCGAGGAGACGCTGGTGCGCGGAGTGGTGACCGAGCCGGAGGACGTCGCGACGGTGGTCGGCAACCTCGTCGACAACGCGGTGCGCGCGGCGGTCGAGGGCCGGCGCGACGTGCGCTTCGTCGAGATCGAGCTGCTCGACGACGGCGACGCGCTGTTCGTCACGGTCGCCGACTCCGGAGACGGCGTGGCCGAGCCGGAGTCGCTCTTCTCGCGCGGGGCGGCCGAGGACGTCGACGACGACAGCGTGCACGGGCGCGGCTTCGGTCTCCCGCTCTGCCGCGAGGTCGCGGCGCGGCGCGGCGGCGCGGTGTGGCTGGCCGACGCGGGCGGCGACTCCGGGGGAGCGGTGCTCTGCGCCCGGCTGCCCGGGGTCGTCTGCCCACCGAGCGAGGAGGACGAGTCGTGA
- a CDS encoding response regulator, whose amino-acid sequence MSTEERTVLVVDDDFRVAQLHADLVDARQGLRALPPVHTARAARAAVHESAPDLLLLDVHLPDQSGIALLRELDTDAFVVSAASDGATVRRALHAGALGYLIKPFDARLLGERLDAYVRFRNVLREDRVADQEAVERALRILHSGDATAAQPSRSATEQLVLARLSESGAELSALEVAERAGISRATAQRYLSGLAGRGLVEMTLSYGSTGRPEHRYRAK is encoded by the coding sequence GTGAGCACCGAGGAGCGCACCGTGCTGGTGGTCGACGACGACTTCCGCGTCGCGCAGCTGCACGCCGATCTCGTGGACGCCCGGCAGGGGCTCCGCGCGCTGCCGCCGGTGCACACGGCGCGCGCCGCCCGGGCCGCGGTGCACGAGAGCGCACCCGATCTGCTGCTGCTCGACGTGCATCTGCCGGACCAGAGCGGGATCGCGCTGCTCCGCGAGCTCGACACCGACGCGTTCGTCGTGAGCGCCGCCTCCGACGGAGCGACGGTGCGCCGGGCGCTGCACGCGGGGGCCCTGGGCTACCTGATCAAGCCGTTCGACGCCCGGCTGCTCGGCGAGCGGCTCGACGCCTACGTGCGCTTCCGCAACGTGCTGCGCGAGGACCGCGTCGCCGACCAGGAGGCGGTGGAGCGGGCGCTGCGGATCCTGCACTCGGGCGACGCCACGGCCGCGCAGCCCTCGCGCTCGGCGACCGAGCAGCTGGTCCTCGCCCGCCTCTCGGAGTCGGGCGCGGAGCTCTCGGCCCTCGAGGTCGCCGAGCGCGCGGGCATCTCGCGCGCGACGGCTCAGCGCTACCTCTCGGGGCTTGCCGGCCGCGGCCTGGTCGAGATGACCCTCAGCTACGGCTCCACCGGCCGCCCGGAGCACCGGTACCGCGCGAAGTGA